From Candidatus Melainabacteria bacterium RIFOXYA2_FULL_32_9:
TAGTGAGATATATAATGAAAAAAGAGGAATAAGTCCTCTAATGGCTTTAAAGCTGGCAAATTATTTCGGCACTACTCCTGAATTCTGGATGAATTTACAGAGCAATTATGATTTATACAAAACTTATTTAAAAGAAAAAAAGGCCATAGAGCAGGTTAAGTCAAGACAAGTAGCGTAAATCAAAA
This genomic window contains:
- a CDS encoding addiction module antidote protein, HigA family — encoded protein: MIEVKPFTHPGIILQEEFTKPLGITQAKLSEDLHVGIKTISEIYNEKRGISPLMALKLANYFGTTPEFWMNLQSNYDLYKTYLKEKKAIEQVKSRQVA